One Leptospira wolffii serovar Khorat str. Khorat-H2 genomic window, TCGATGAGAAGTTTGAAGGCTTCCTTAACCTTTTTATGGATTCCCACCTTGCCGGATAGGATGAGATACATTTGATCGGCGGGTTCGTTTTCGTCGAAAATCACGGAAGATTCCTTAAAGCGAATCCCGTGTTTCTGAACCATATCTTCCGAAATCTTCATTTGAAAAAGGGCTCTATCGGAGCCCACATGTACGATATCGGCGATTGGTTGGGGGCCGCAATCAATAATTCTTCCTACATGAGGTAGGGATGGGAATTTTCCGTTGACTCATCCACCTTTCCGAATAGCGTCTTCAATCGTTTTCCCTTTAGGAGGGGATCGTGAACACGAAAAGAATCCTCCTGCTATTAACGGCATTTCTTCTCATTCTTGTAATAGGTTTTATAGGCAAACCTTCTCCCATCGAACCGATCGCGTATGAACCGCCCGAGGATCCGGGACTTGTAGGCGCATTCCAACAGAATCGAAGTCTCGAATCCGCAGAGCTTCTCGCTTTAGGAAAGATACACGGGCCGGAAGATATAGAACCCGACGAGCAAGGTAACGTGTACTCCGCTAGCGAAGACGGCAAAGTATATCTGATCGAGAAAAGCGGCGAGATCAAAGCGCATGCATTCACTGGAGGTCGTCCTCTCGGAATGAAATTGTTATCCGACGAGGTGTTGATCGTCGCCGATGCGTTGAAAGGTCTTTTGAGAATTGGTAAGGACGGTAAAGTCGAAATTTTATCGACGGAATCGGAGGGACTTCCGTTTAAATTTACGGACGATCTGGATGTCACAAAGGACGGAACGATCTATTTCTCCGATGCTAGCTATAAGTACGGATCGGCGGAATATTTGTATGATCTAATGGAATCTGTTCCTCACGGAAGGTTATTAAAGTTTGATCCTCGAACTAAAAAGACGACCACGCTTATGAAAGATTTATTTTTTCCTAATGGAGTTGCGCTTTCCAAGAACGAAGATTTTATTGTGCTGAATGAAACCTATAAGTATAGGATTCATAGGTATTGGTTGAAAGGACCCAAGGCCGGAACGAGCGAGATATGGGTGGAGAATCTTCCCGGATTTCCCGACAATATCTCCTCCGACGGAAACGGTCACTTCTACTTAGCCTTGTTTACCGTTCGGAATTTCATGGTGGATAAGATCCTACACACCCGTCCTTGGGCCAAAAAGATCGTGGCCAAGCTCCCGAAATTCCTGTGGCCTAAGCCCAAACCCTACGGATTCGCGGTGATTTTAAACGAAGATGGAGTCGTAGAGGCGAGTTTTCAGGAACCCGCCGGAAAACATCTGAAAGAGATCACTTCGGTCAAGAGAAAGGGCGAGTTTCTATACTTAGGAAGTCTTCATAACGATAGAATAGGGAAGTTCAAGCTTCCCCAGGAATTTCTGGAAAAATA contains:
- a CDS encoding SMP-30/gluconolactonase/LRE family protein, translating into MNTKRILLLLTAFLLILVIGFIGKPSPIEPIAYEPPEDPGLVGAFQQNRSLESAELLALGKIHGPEDIEPDEQGNVYSASEDGKVYLIEKSGEIKAHAFTGGRPLGMKLLSDEVLIVADALKGLLRIGKDGKVEILSTESEGLPFKFTDDLDVTKDGTIYFSDASYKYGSAEYLYDLMESVPHGRLLKFDPRTKKTTTLMKDLFFPNGVALSKNEDFIVLNETYKYRIHRYWLKGPKAGTSEIWVENLPGFPDNISSDGNGHFYLALFTVRNFMVDKILHTRPWAKKIVAKLPKFLWPKPKPYGFAVILNEDGVVEASFQEPAGKHLKEITSVKRKGEFLYLGSLHNDRIGKFKLPQEFLEK